The Arvicola amphibius chromosome 6, mArvAmp1.2, whole genome shotgun sequence DNA window AGCTGAATAACTAGaccacagggaggaaggaaatgcaTCCCCACTATTCACCTTGTCAGGCATTAGATACTAGAAAGGATAAATATCTTTATAAGTGCCCAAACATTACACGATCCCATTAATTTCCAGGCATCTGAATGAAGAGAGAGTTCTCAAAATAGCAAATACCAAGTGCTAGTGAATGTATTAGGAAATGTCCAGCATCATTAGCTGTGAGGGAAAATTCTAGTCAAAATCTACATTTATATTTCATCTAACCTATGGCCAGATGGCTAACATAAATTAAATTCTGGTGAGAATAAAGGTGAATAGGAGCCTCTATATTTGGTGGTATGGATGTTATTATTGCTGTCACAATGGGAGTCATTATGAATATTCcacaaaatatttcataatagcgctaccatatgatccagctgcATCACAACTGTGTATAcaccagaaagagagaggggactgACCATAGAGACTTCTGCACATCTATGTTTATTATGGTACCTTTTACAACAGACAGAATATTTAATTAGCCTAAATGTATATCAAAAGGTGAATGGATAATTGAAAGTATATATATGGATACTATCAATTAATTATGAAGATAAAAAAGGAGGATGatttgggatttccctctgtatgctatctatatgttttatcaccatttgttaataaaaatctgctttggccaatggcttagcagagtaaagccaggtggaaaatccaagcagaggtaTATAGAGAGATTAGGTGGAATCACAGAGATACCatgaagctgctgaaggagacagacactgaaaccttaccagtaagccacagccttgttgggatacatagattagtagaaatgtgttaatttaaaatacaagagctagttaggaatatgcctgagccattggccaaacagtgtttcaATTAGTATacttttgtatgattatttgggtctcaTAACAAAAGAAGAGTCTCCATTTATATATAGCACTCACTGCCTGGTATGGATTCAAATAAGACctgcaaatcttaaaaaaaaaaaaaaaagagagagggcttctagacccacaaaaagacagccaagcacagcttcttggtagctgcatttttttcacagttaggctctgtttgctggtgttGAACACATGTGAAGCTCCTTTAAGAAATAGCTTTTCCATTTGTGCTAGCAGCCCAAACAGTTCCAGCTCTTTTGGGATGTACAGAACACTTAAAtgtgagcagcatgctgctaGTTGCTTAATGATGACATAGATCTTCTTTAGTCCCTGGGGCTGGAGCAGTCAGCATGGCTCACAAAGGTAATAAAcagacctccaccatgttggaagAAGCAGAGCAAAAAGGCAAAGAGGCAGAATTAGTCCTAGCCacaccacttagcattttaaacaaGTGCTTCTGGACAGAATGTAAGAgagcttcagacagaaaagagTCTCTAAATGGGCAACAATATGTTTGATAAGTGTGCATGGGCTTaagacagagagaacagaagatAGAGTCATAgatcaaaaaaaataatttaaggctATTAAAGGTTCTTaatggaaaaatagaataaaaagatcATAATGGGCcaagaaaagatttaaaagacacagagagtctggattatgtatattattgtgtttcctttgaagtttttgattgcagagagacatttgattctgggggctgctaagctaaactaacacacacacacacacacacacacacacacacacacacacacatatatatatatacacatatacatatatgtagtttaaggatatgttgatttggaaaagaaatcctgcttttgtttccacagataaTGAGAACCTGTGTATTCCTTCCAAGTTAATGATTTGCTAGAACAAGATGCCCTGAAAGGTCTCTACAAACCTGAAAATACTTTGCCcgacaaacagcaggaagcagtttgaagaaaactatgcccaaattcccacaACAATTGCTTGTAaatgtttactttcattttaaatgagttggTTATaaaagtcaatttctaaaaaataaaagggagtaTGCTATgaatagagatgaatactttgtatcggtatggatcttagtctactgatacaaatttaaggtcatttttgttacactgtgtatatgtattaaggcattgtgtttgttaaaaatgtaatgtgtagttaagaaataaagattaataaacagctatctataataatcaaacttttaattacgttaggttttctagatatacagacatatttcatttagataatctttaacacttcaaagacctacggaatatggcatttaaaatgtttttaagaacttagactgttctcaacagtgagacctgtctgcctctggcagcaccaattacttcagagaggttgttggtcattgaagaaacttgttatggaatttgccttcaatttaACAAGGCTagcaatttggggaagaaactgttcttgcctggactgcttggtggtatactgtgtgaactggacatgcaggacccacagaaaaatgactactgaacttatGAAAAGGAGGTGAcacagtccttcagagttcctgcttcttgaaggagtctgccagacattctgcaggacacagaagaaagtgactaacaaactgccaatataggtgaaacaatcttttgagttttctatgtcatggaaaagtctgccagatattatgggtctgtaggctgaatatggatgccccaacattacagaagaactttgtggctgtccaggtagcaagatgtctctgtcagttctagagttttggaagttgcttacaatgaacttcctgtttacttaggtatattatatccttctggggtctttgttgtagttgaagactagatagttacaattacagttttttcttagttatgaaaaagataaattagatataaaaccttagtctcacaaagataggatagatgatagagtaatttccttaatttgccaaatgtaaatggactacatattgcaactataattcttgcttaataattgttttgtatatttaattgtagtatgttaaagttaaaatcttcctgttatttagacagaaaagtagAGATGTTataggattcccttctgtatgctgtgaatgttttactacttttagtaaataaagaagctgctttttccaatggcttagtagagtaaagacAAGTGAAAAATCCTAACAGAGATGTATGGAAAGAATAGGTGGAATCAAAGAGAtcccatgtagctgctgaaggagaaagatgccacttAAAATTTTACAGATATcggtatggtgatttcttagaacaTTACGAGATAATCAAGCTCAAgccccagcaataccactttagggtatatacccaaagtgtaatgaggagcagcaggctgtgttcctgctgcccagctcccggtcGCCTGGCTAGCTAGTTTAtacccagaaataataacacacaaattgtattcatttaaacactgcttggcccattaactctagcctcttactggctaactctcacatcttgattaacacatttctattaatgtctgtagcaccacgaggtggtggcttaccaggaagattcagcatgctgacctggcggctggctccatggcatctgatccagagaggagaggcatggtgattgcctcacttccctcttcctcccagcattctgttctgtctactccacccacctaagggctggcctatcaaatggccaaggtagtttctttattaaccaatgaaatcaacacaaaacagaagaccttccaaCATCACCAAAGGACGCTCAATTATAACACAAGGAAATGCGCCCAACtacatttatagcagcattgtttgtcatagccagaaccagaaaataacctagatgcctgATGGAGgttggtcatctgtctatgtgttactttcattggttaataaaaaaaactaccttggccctttaataggacagaaaattaggtaggcggagtaaacagaacagaatgctggaaaaaaggcagtcaggcagacacttcagggcAGTCTCCATAGTCAgtttccatgcttctcctctccaagacagacgcaggttaagatctctcctggtaagcgaccacctcgtggtgctacacagattactaaatatgggttaaaacaagatttgagaattaaccaataagaggctgaaactaatgggccaggcagtgtttcaaagaatacagcttccgtgtaatcatttcgggtgtaaagctagccgggtggcgggacacagccccgctgctctaTCTACAGATgccactcaactgaagaatggagtactacccagtggttaaaaataagaagaaaaagaagaaaaaatagtgacatcttgaaatattcaggcaaataaatggatgaagaaaaaacatattgagtgaggcaactcagacctactcataagtggcttttagacataaagcaaagagccTACAGTGtgcaaccccagagaacctaccAACAACACTGAGATAGACATACACGGATatacataggaaagagaaaaaaatctccccAGTAAACTAGAAGCATGGGGCTCatgagagaaggtagaaggggagaggggaggaagggaaaggagcagagaaaaaatgcaCAGCTcaataacaacaattaaaaaagttttaaaagtctcTTTAACATATTGAAACTTTGGGATAGGAGAGGGTCTCACTGGTTgagagtactgcctgctcttgaagaggacttgggtttgatgcACAGCACTCAAGATGGCTgcagccacctataactcctAATCTATAAGATCTGGTGCTTCCTTCTGACTTCCAATGggaccaggcatacatgtgacaAAAAGACATACATGAGGTGAGAGCATTcataacataaaaattaatgaaggtataatttttttaaatatttaaactctcTTTTGAAACCTAACTGTGGGCTCccttaaaatcaaaaataaattaaacacttATGTCAAGAAAGAAGGAGAACATAGATCACTTTTTTAGAtccaccctctgcagcacacacaactTGTCCCCTAGACTCAGGTCAGCTCCAGTCCACATCTTTCCTCTCCTTGTGGACTTCCAAAGGGACTGGCTTCTCCCAAATTCTGAGGTGTTTTGTTGAAATGTGGCTGTACTTTCAGCAATAGCCTCTCTGGGCTCTTCTCAAGGACTCTAACTCTGCCACAGAGTGCTGACCCTCAGATGCTCTCCATGACTCATTCATGCCTTCAGAACCTGCACCACCTGGATGATTCCTACACTAACAAGTTCCACTGCCAGGATGAGGTACAACCTTGACAGCCTCAGGCACACAACTTGCATGACCCAACTCTGAGGAAACTTCTTCCGGATGATTCCAACTCAATGACACTGCTCTTTTCTTAATCTCCCCTAatgcctcagctccttctccacaACATCAAATGTCCCAGTGAACAGAGATTTCCTTTCAGTGGTTGTGATACCTTCTTAATCACAACTGGTTCTTCAGGCCCTGCTTACAAGAACCAGATTCTTAACTGAAAATAGCAAATGACTCTGATAGTGTCATTAACAGACTCTCAAACtagtctctgaaatattttaggCTTACTATTGTGAACATTAGATCAACATTCTGATCTTCCAAGCTCCCATGGAACAGATGACCAAGCTATGAACACTTAATGGCTTTTATAGACCATTGTTCTCCTTCCCCAAACACGATCAAGTCTGTCACAGACATACCCCCACAATCCAGGTGCAAATGTCTGTCTTAGGGCTAATATTGTTCTGATGAAACACCATTGGTTAGAGAgaagactcagaggttaaaagcaatggctgctcttgcagaggtctgagttaaattcccaacaaccacgtggtagctgacaaccatctgtaatgagatctgatgccgtcttcaggcagaacactgtatgcacagtaaataaatacacctttaaaaaaggaaaggaaggaaggaaagaggaaggaaggaaggaatgaaggaagaaagaaagaaagaaagaaagaaagaaagaaagaaagaaagaaagaaagaccaaagcaacttggatgGGGAAAGGTGTTTTTGACTTACAATTCCACattcactgttcatcatcaaaggaggtCAGAACAAAACCTCAAATGGGGCAGGAACTGAGGACATGGACTGATGCAAAAGCCTTGGAAGggtgctgattactggcttgctcttcatggattgctcagcctgctttcacaAGGAGCTAAgatcaccagctcagggatgCTATGTCTCAAATGTGTCAGGAACTCCCCAGGGAGGGCACCTCTCACAGTGGGCCAGAAACTCCCTCGCAagtattaattaagaaaatgccttacagtaaacttacagtaaaaaaaaaaaatgttcttcagCCTAGCTTGAAGACCCATCACAGGGAGGTATTTGATTTTGAGATTCCCTACATTCAGATGGTTTTAGCTTGTATCTAGtggacataaaactaaccaccaCACAACACACCCTACAAATTGGGTATAGTTTTTATGCTGTAATATgtcaatattaataaaatttataatattgaAGGTACATAAAGAAAGGACAGGCAGAAAATTAATATACTATTTAAtgacatagaaaaataattttatcacatATAAGGAAAATGTTGCTATATTAAGGAATATGTAAAATTTCACATGATATTATAACTTAAGGTTCAtagttaaataaacaaatatatatacacataaatacaaatctGGATGAATCTAGAAGCTAATGTCTTTACAATATACACAGTCTTGCTCATAGCTGATGTAACATTCAGGAAGGTTGATTGAAAGATGTCAAATTAAGTGAGAGAGCAGAATTGGTGAGGTGAGGTTCAGGGTCCTAGTCCAGGAgagtcctctccttctcctcttcagcTCAGGACTTACTCCTTGTCCTCACTCAATCTTGCCAGCAACTTGGCTGAGGAAGACAGGACTCTCCAGACTTCTGCTCTGACCACCTCCCAGGCACAGgggctgtgtttcttctctctcaggtAGACAGTGATCCTGTGGAAGTATTTCCTCACAGCCACCAGGGAGTCTTCCTGGCTCAGGGGAGGTTCCTGCACCCCCACCTGCTGCATCACACAGGCCTGCAGGTCCTTGagctgctggtggaggccagtGCAGAATGTGTCTAGGAGGATTGTCTCCCAAGCAGCAGATGAGTCCTTTGAGCTGAAGAGGATCAGTACCTGCTGGGTCAGCTCCTGCAGGACAGGGATGGCTTGAGTCTTCTGGATCTGCTGGGCATCCATCTTCTCCAGAGGGAATGCaaagtcctttctgtccttcaggcaggagagaggggagagtttCCTCATTTGTGCCAGGAGTGTCAAGGCTCCCTTGTTCCTGAGGTTATGAGtctgaggcaggtcacatcccaGAGAGTAGGTTGACCAGTAGCTCATCAGCACCAGGGCCATCAGGAAAGCACAGGGCCTAGGCATTGTGGATGCTGTGGATGTTGTTGGTCCTCAGGGCTGAATGGTCTTGAACCTTCTCTTCTAGGTTCTCTGAAGATCatcatttgtgcatgtgtcttaAGTAGGGAATAACactactttccattttctgaagccCTCCCCTTACTTTCcagttttctttcactttttctcattcattctctgCTTCTATGTTGGCATTTTCCCTCTACCATTTTGGGTTTCATTattgcttcttcttccttctttcaacaAAGCCATTTTAGAagttcttttctgaaagaaatttcTATAACTTtttccctctgtcctcctctTATAACCGATTCCCACATCCTGTTGGCTTCAGCTCTCATAGTGGATATGCTTTCTGCTTGGTTTTTAGAATCACAAATCCTAAAGGATTACTGTTCTTATTTCTAGTGTGTTTAAGTGAAGGGCTTCTGTTTTCTGACTCACATTGCCAGGATCAGAGTGTCAAGAATCTCTAGACAgtaacattaaaaaatgtttaatcttacacttaaaacattttctagatTTTCTTAATATCATTTATAGTAGATAAGTATTAGTTGTTCTGACAAACACTATTTATTGTGATTCATACTTAATCATCAAATATTTGTTTGAAATAATTAGATGGGTGTACAAGATGTACTGATGAAGGAGCATTTGATCACAATTTTGCAGGAACTAAGCCTAGAGCTGTTTATGGAGTATGATTATAGTAAGACTCATATCCTCATCTCCATTCAACTCAAAACTGCATGGTAGAGACAGTAAGATAATTCTTCTAGAGAGTAAAAACTTTATATCCTCCTACTGTATATaaactttcatttaattttactgCATTTTTGAGGTGATCTTAATTCATTGGAGGGATTCTGCCCTCtgtcttttgtttacatttactCCATAAAGATGTCAGAGATAAAATGACACAAGTAGATGCATTCATTCCAAATTTCATGACAGTTaactatttatttagttatttactgatttatttactttttggtcTTTTCTACTTTCCTAGAAATCAAAACCTAGTCTTGGTTCTTagcatggaaataaaaatgtgatgTCAATTGTCATGAAAGCAAAAGAGAGGAAGTGACTTCTGCTGCCCAGAGGGGAAACAAACCCAGTAACGTTAGTAACAGTCAATATAGCCCTCGGGGAATCCTAAAGTCATGAAATAAGAATTGATAATCTGAAAATGACTGTGTGTTCAAAAGTGACATAAGATTTAATGAAGTTTCAACAAAAGTTTTAACAACATTCTACTCAGAAACGGAAACATCTGTTTTCAAATACACACGGAAGCACACAGTGCAGTGGTGGGGGTGTTCTAACTCCTGATTGCATGTACTACAGTGTCACAGCAATCAAAACAGCAGGACACTGAGAACACTGTTACAATAGGGGATATGAGGATCAGTGCAATGGGATAGTTGGCtgagaaataaatacacaccTATGTCCATCTGAATCACCAAAAGCACTCATTGGAGTTGCTGTAACCATTCCTGAGATAATGAAACTAGATCTCTGTCTGCCACCTTGTACCACAATCAAATCAAAATGATGAAAGTCCTCCTACATGTAAGGGCAGAAACTTTGAAGTCGGTAAGACAGACTCAAGAAAGCTCTTCATTGTAGCTATAGGCAAGGGCTTTATAAAAAGGACTCAAGCAGCCCAGGaaataataagaaatgaaaaataggaAATTGACCAAATTGAGCATAAAACTTCAAACCTGCATAGTAAAGGAACAGTAGCCTTATTGAAAATATGGCctacagggaagaaggaaaaggatttCTACTATTCATCTGACCGGGCATCAGATAGTAGAAAGGATAAAGGATGTGAAATTGCCAAGACAATACATAATTCCTTTAATTCATAGGCAAATGAATAAAGAGATAGTTCTCTAAAGAGCTAGTGCAAAATGCCAATGTATATTAGAAAAATGTCCAGCATAATTAGCGGTCAGGGAAATGTCAGTTCAAAAGTACATTCATGTTTCTCTTCATCCCAAGCAGAACGGTTGTCATCCAGTAAAACTGGCGTCATTAGAATGCAGGAGTATATGGTATTTTGTTTGGGCGTAGAGATGTTAATTAGTGCTAAGTATCACTATGAATTTTCCTTACATAAGCTAATAATGGAACTACCATATGGTCCAGATGTAccactcctctgtgtgtgtgtgtgtgtgtgtgtgtgtgtgtgtgtatcagaaagAACAAAGTGAACCTACAATAGAGCCATTGCATATTAACGTTTATAACGTTAACATTCACAATAGACAAAAATTTTTAATCAGTCTAGATGTACATCAAAAGGTGAAAGgatatttaaaagttatatacACTGTGTATGTGAGTGTCAGTTTCTATATCAGCTATTAGCTAAAGGGGAGAATACAAGATGTACTTGTAACATGTTATAGAAGATTAATATGTAAAGCAGAATAAAACATTTATGTGGATATGAATAGACATCAAGGACATAATTGTAACAGAATAACTTGAAAAGATATTTAACATACGTTTTCTATCATATGTGgattataaaaaatacatttgtataaatatttatatacatatgaatgaatATTCTTATATGACATAGATTCAGAGCAGGTTTCTTTTTGGAAAGAGGACCAGGGTGAAGGTtttggggggaagaggagagggttgCAGAGGATAAGTGTATAAAGTCCATCACAACACATGGATGCAGATGTCACACTAAACCCATCTATTGCAAAGGCATCACACACATTTTGatcacaggacatggagaaaacAATCTGATACTAACCCTGGAGCTTCCCCTTTGCTGGCTACCTATCACAGTGGGAAGGTGCTTTTCATATTGCAAGGGGAGAAATTCATGAAATACCTTTATTCAGCTCTTCACCCAGTGAGATAAGATAGTAATGAGCCTGGAAAGCTATGCTCATTAGTGCAATGAATGGCGGCATGAATGAATGTGGATTATCAACAACAGTCTAATGGTACCTCTGCCCTACTAAAAGACGAAACTCATGCCCATCATTGTCTCTTGGTCAAAACCCCAAGGCTAGGGAGCTCAGAAACACTATTATTATGCCAAAGGGTCACAGTATCAGAGAGCCTTTTAAAGACTTAACATTTATACCCTTATGCTAGTGAAATACttaaccctcatcaaagaaacttctttatgcAGGAGACAGTGGTTAACAGGGAAATTTATACTTAAATGGCAGGGCATAATCAACTATGAGTGCTTGCTCCTAGGTGGAAGGTTAATTTCACACCTCCTTCCCCAACCTAGACTCATGGCACACTGCAGAAGAAGGGGCAGAGGGATTGTAAAGACAAAGGTTGGGAAGATTACTGAATACATCTTCTGAACACGACAGGGCTGTCGCACTCATGGGCTCACAGCGGCTGTGACTGTGTGAAAAGAAGTGTAGACAAGGTCAAGGCAGTCAAGACTCCAGCGTGGACAGGGGAGGGGCTGAGATTCCCCATCCCTGTCTGAGGAGCCACAGGCAGctgatggctgctgagggagaGTCAGGTTTCTCCAGCGGTGTTTCGTACAGAAGACGACGTGTTCTCCAGTGGATGCCACCCTGTACTATGTAAACATGCGAAGCACTAGTTGGGCTATGATAGAAAGGCAGAGTAAAACAAGACATGATGTTAGCACGAGAATGTGGAGGGGAGGTCTAGGAAGAGTCAGGCAGGGAATAGAGTGTGTATATGATCTATATACATagtattcatgtataaaattacCAAAAGggagacaaaatttaaaaaattgtgccATAACAATTAGATATGAAAATATGTTCTCCTTTACTATTGTACAACATAATGACTAAAAAGAACAGCTGTACTGTATATTATAAAGTACTAGAGGATAAGATATTAGGATTTTCAGAGCTAAAGAAACGATGCTACTACATGATGGGCAGGTCTGCTTATATCCAAGCACCATGCATTTTACACCTGTACCCTCTAAATGTTTGTGGTTTTTACATTGTAATGttagtttaaagaaataaaagtgagaaTATATAAAGGATGGAGATATATAAGACCTATAAGAAACAAATTTACAAAGCACAGGAAACTTTTATTACATACagagaaatgttttattatatcaaatataatgtaaaatggtattataacttaaatttcatagttaaataaatatttatacacatgaatataaataACTGGGTGAATCTAGAAGATAATATCTCTACAATATACAAGTCTTGCTCATAACTGATAAAACATCCTGGAAGATTGTTTGAAGGATGTGAAAATGAGTGATATCATTGAGACAGCAGATTTGGTGAGGTGAGGTGCAGGGTCCTAGTCCAGGAAAGTTCTCCTCCACTCTAGCCTCAGGACTTACTCCTTGTCCTCACTCAGTCTTGCCAGCAACTTGGCTGAGGAAGACAGGACTCTCCAGACTTCTGCTCTGACCACCTCCCAGGCACAGgggctgtgtttcttctctctcaggtAGACAGTGATCCTGTGGAAGTATTTCCTCACAGCCACCAGGGAGTCTTCCTGGCTCAGGGGAGGTTCCTGCACCCCCACCTGCTGCATCACACAGGCTTGCAGGTCCCTGagctgctggtggaggccagtGCAGAATGTGTCTAGGAGGGTTGTCTCCCAAGCAGCAGATGAGTCCTTTGAGCTGAAGAGGATCAGTACCTGCTGGGTCAGCTCCTGCAGGACAGGGATGGCTTGAGCCTTCTGGATCTGCTGGGCATCCACCTTCTCCAGAGGGAATGCaaagtcctttctgtccttcaggcaggagagaggggagagtctCCTCATTTGTGCCAGGAGTGTCAAGGCTCCCTTGTTCCTGAGGTTATGAGtctgaggcaggtcacatcccaGAGAGTAGGTTGACCAGTAGCTCATCAGCACCAGGGCCATCAGGAAAGCACAGGGCCTAGGCATTGTGGATGCTGTGGATGTTGTTGGTCCTCAGGGCTGAATGGTCTTGAACCTTCTCTTCTAGGTTCTCTGAAGATCatcatttgtgcatgtgtcttaAATAGAGAATAACactactttccattttctgaagctCTCCCCTTACTTCCCAATTCTCTTTTcactttcattcattttctgcttctatgTGGGCATCATTCCTCAACCATTTTGGTTTTCATTATTGTGTCAACTTTTCCTGCTCCCCTCAACAAAGCCATTTCAGAAGTTCTCTCCTAGGTGAATTTTCATTAACTTTTATGGTATGGATATACATCAAATGTATGAAATTTGCTTATCTAATATAAAGAATGAATATTCTTTCAAATTTCATTAAATGTGTACTTAATAGTCTAGAATTTATCTTCACCATTAATTTGCTGGctgattttttatttcctctgtacaTTACATAAACTATAATGTAGTTCttgatataaattaatttttataaataattaattacaATGCTGACAATGATATAATTCAATTCGTTCAATGTTTTTATAAgttaatgatttattttcttcacattcacttttcattttcttaagtcATTAATTCCTATATAGATAGTGTTTGTCTTTTCTGGGTACTAGCTATTCATAAAAGATTATGCatacttttcttctttatggttgcataatattaatgtttaaacatttttaagtagAATTTAATCATGATTTATATATTATCCAAATTTAATTCCTTAAATGTCATCGACAGCGCTGGAGTGCATTACAGTTCAGGTAATAGAGTTCTTCcctagcacacatgaagccctgtattttattttcagttcatcATATTGCATATAGAGGTACACATGTCATCCGGCACTCAGGAGATGAAAGCATGATGATCAGAATTGGGGGAAACCCTCAACTTCATACTGAGTTTTAACCTTCCTAGACTATATTTGACTTTGTCTAGAGACATGGTTAAGtagttaagagtacatactgctcttgcagatgaattcccagcacccacattagtcAGCTCAAAACTGCCTTTAACCTCCTGTCAAAGGGTCAACTTTCATGTGCCTACCATATGCAGATAGACATTCATATACATgatgcaaacaaaaataaaaacttaaaaatattaccTCATCTTCAGACGCTGCATGGCTCAAACATCAGGAAAACCATCCAGTTGACCAATAGGTCACCAAATGCCACCTCTTATAACAGATGTAGGGCTCCCAtggaaagtcaacaaagtctgggaCATTAAGTTCTGGCAGGACAAAGCCTCTCGCCCCTgaattaaggctgagcatggcatcccactatagggaatgggctccaataagctagctcatTCACCAAGGATACATCCTGTCTTACTTCCAGG harbors:
- the LOC119817056 gene encoding interferon alpha-12-like gives rise to the protein MPRPCAFLMALVLMSYWSTYSLGCDLPQTHNLRNKGALTLLAQMRKLSPLSCLKDRKDFAFPLEKMDAQQIQKTQAIPVLQELTQQVLILFSSKDSSAAWETILLDTFCTGLHQQLKDLQACVMQQVGVQEPPLSQEDSLVAVRKYFHRITVYLREKKHSPCAWEVVRAEVWRVLSSSAKLLARLSEDKE
- the LOC119817059 gene encoding interferon alpha-12-like → MPRPCAFLMALVLMSYWSTYSLGCDLPQTHNLRNKGALTLLAQMRRLSPLSCLKDRKDFAFPLEKVDAQQIQKAQAIPVLQELTQQVLILFSSKDSSAAWETTLLDTFCTGLHQQLRDLQACVMQQVGVQEPPLSQEDSLVAVRKYFHRITVYLREKKHSPCAWEVVRAEVWRVLSSSAKLLARLSEDKE